The window GAAAACCGTGATTTTTGACTATCGTGTCCCAATGCACATGCGTTGGATTTATATAAAAGCTACTGTCGATATTTTGGTCTAATTTTTGATATTCAACCAGAGCTCCTACTTTAAACCCATTCTGAATCCAATATTTGCTTCCTCCAATTTCATAAGCCAGGATTAAGAATTTTTTTAAACGAGTTGGATAATGTCGCAGTTCAGTCCAAAACCTTTTAAAGGAATCGGAACTCAAAACTCGATTTTGAAATACTAAAAAATAACTCATAATATGATGTTCAAATTCATAAGAGTCGGTGAGTCCCCAAACATCATAACTAGAATTTGTAAATTTATCGAAGATTGGTTTTAAAGAAAATAGAGGACCGTAAATACTATCATTTGTGAATACGATTTGATTGTATTCTTCCCAGCGATTCGTTTCTAGAAGTCCAGTTTTCCAGGATCCGAAATCATAACCAACGTTTTCTCTCCAGATATAGTGTTTGATGTAGGGTTGAATTGATTTGATTTCATCTGCAATGGATATGGGGGACGTATCCACTAGTACAATGTCAGATCCTAAATCGGAGAGACTTTTTAAGTAAAATTTTAAATTTTTGGTAATTTGTCCTTTTAAGTTAAAGGTCGAAAATAGAACCAAACGATCGTTTTGTTTTTCATGGAAAGTTTGATTTATGAAAATTTCCGTTTTTTTGCTCAAGAATATAAATTGAAAGAGTTTTGTTTTGAATAAAGGAAATAATATTTTTAATAAGAACTCTTTAAAGCGAACGTTTGGTTTCTTTTTTTCTATTTTGAGCATTGGAATAAACTCAGGTGTGCCATTTTTCTAATTGAACTCTGGTTCAATTACCTATGTAAAGTGTTTTGTATAAATTAAGAAAAATAAATTGAAAAGGTGATGCTGAACTTATTATTGTTCTATTATAACTTTTAT of the Leptospira kanakyensis genome contains:
- a CDS encoding rhamnan synthesis F family protein, with the translated sequence MLKIEKKKPNVRFKEFLLKILFPLFKTKLFQFIFLSKKTEIFINQTFHEKQNDRLVLFSTFNLKGQITKNLKFYLKSLSDLGSDIVLVDTSPISIADEIKSIQPYIKHYIWRENVGYDFGSWKTGLLETNRWEEYNQIVFTNDSIYGPLFSLKPIFDKFTNSSYDVWGLTDSYEFEHHIMSYFLVFQNRVLSSDSFKRFWTELRHYPTRLKKFLILAYEIGGSKYWIQNGFKVGALVEYQKLDQNIDSSFYINPTHVHWDTIVKNHGFPFIKRDLAKTLIANGLSNDLENLLETNQYYHLDNIDLISKS